The Wolbachia endosymbiont of Spodoptera picta genome segment TGCTAAAAAACTTAGAGGTTTCTTTTAAGGCAGAAGGGCTGCTCAAAAAATAGGTAAAATTCAGCCAAAGTTCTATAATTTTACCCTATTTTTCTTTTTTTATAGGCTTTATAGAGCAGTATGATTAGATATTGAATGTTATGGCAAATAAAAATAATAACTCTAATTCAAAGTGTAAAAATTTTTGTGTTCTGGGTGATAGTTTATCTGATAATGGTGTAATTATTGAAATTTTAATAACTTATCCTTTGTAAGAAACGTGAAACTTAATGCCCCTTTTTATTAAGGAGGATTTTTAGCAATGGCCTTACTGTTGTTGAATATGTAGCAAAGTATTTAGGTTTAGAAGAATTTGAGTCATCATGGAGATGCTCATTTTTTGATCGATACTATGAACAGCAAGATCATAACTATGCGATTTTATATGCAACAGCATCTGAAATTCTTAACCCTATTTTTTCTTATTTCCTCAATAAATTTCGTTTAGTTAATCAGCTAAACGCAGTAATTAAACATCATCCAGACGTAGGTAAAGGAGATTTTATTTTTCATTATAATCGAGGAAATAATATTATGGGTGCCACTGCTTATAACAATGTTAAAGCAGAAAAAGTATTGAAATAAAGCGGTTAGTGAAATATGTAATGCATTTGGTTCTAAATTAATATGGTGTAAAGCATGTGATTGTTGCAAATGTGACTGAGGTTGGTTTGATACTAGCTTTAATAAAGACGAAAAGCAAGAGAGCTGGCTGCAAAGCTTACACAGAGTTTCAATACAAAATTAGCTAATGATTTAGATTATATGAAGAAAGGTGCAGATCTTGAAATAAAAGCATTCGATCTTAACTCTAAAATGAAAAGTATGCTTGTTAAATATAAGAGCAAAGGGTTAAATGATCGAGATGCATACCTATCAAACATCGTAGACCAGTTTGGGGTAGGGTGATTTGGAAAAAGTATGAAGATACTCTTGTTGATATTTAAAGGAAGGCTTGATACTTACTATAATTCTGGATGCAGCACAGAAATACTAAAGGATTATTTCTTTTTTGATTATTTTTATCCAACTGCAGAACCTTATTGTGAAGTTGGTAATGAAATGTATGAGTTGATAAAAAATTAGATTTCTTTTAAACATCTTTACGGTTTATAGTAACTATCTGCGTAGCTGAATGGTAAAGGGAGGGGGGTAAACAAAGTAATCTAAAATATAGAGAAAATACAACGGTGCTTGATACAATAGCTATTGCGATTTTATCCTCTTTTTGTCATTTTAGTGCTAGAATGACATTCTGCTAGTGAAGTTTATTCTTTGATATATTAACTATAAATATAGAGAAGTCTTACTAAATAAAAAGGTAAAAGGAACCTCTGAGTAGTGAAATTTTGACTCTATATTACTGTAAGTGGTGCTGTAATAATGTTCTAACAAGCGCGACTTGGCTGAGTATAGAAAAAATTTAAAAAACCGCTATAATTTTACGTAATTTACCAATAAACACCTAAGTTTTTACTGGATTTTGTGATTGATCCTACAGTCAAAAACAAATTTTGAGTCATAAATACTTTTAGTGCCATAATAAAATAGGTAGGTTTGTCAAGTAAAGTTCTTTATTTCATCAGATGCGCTGCCAAATTGTTATGCAAGCAAGTTTTTTAGTTTTCGTATATCCGAAGTAATTCTTGTGCATTGGCCTTGATTAGAGTCGGACATTCTCTATCATTTAATAATGAATGCAATATTTCAATTGCACCTTTAATGTCGTTACTGTGTATCTTTACTATAGCGATAGCTTCTTGGCTTGAATAAGGGTACACTGCATTTGATTCTAAATTACTAATTTTATCTCTATTTGTTTTTTCATCGCTGGAGTGAAGTAAGCTCATTACTTCTAAGTATTGTGCTAACTCACGCAAAACATCAGGAGCATCTTTATCGTCTGCCAAATCATTATAAATAATAGATGCCGTGTCTGTTGGCATTGAATCTGAGATATGATTGAATGCGCGTTCAAAATTTGCTAAATATTCCCAATTTGAATCTATTTCTTCTAGCAGTGACTTATTATCTTTTTTTAAGAATAATACTTCGTAAAACTTGTCACCTGCAGTTATAGATTGTTTTGTGTTATCAATGTTACGCAATAAGTATAATGTGATGCCAACTAACATTGGCGCGAGTGCAAGCAGAAAGATGTATTTTTTCATGGTAATATTCCAAATAGTTATATATTTATACATTAATGCTTTTGATTTGCAAAAACATATTGACATAGTGATTATATCACATAATAATATTCTTAGAGTTGTTTGAATAGTTGGAGATTAAAATATTTCTAAAGTAGAAATAAAGACAGCAGTATTAAGCTAAATTATTTTTTGTCGGATTTATCCGATGTACCCTCAACCTTTTATAGGTTGAAGTCTAAATTTGAGAGTTTGATCCTGGCTCAGAATGAACGCTGGCGGCAGGCCTAACACATGCAAGTCGAACGGAGTTATATTGTAGCTTGCTATGGTATAACTTAGTGGCAGACGGGTGAGTAATGTATAGGAATCTACCTAGTAGTACGGAATAATTGTTGGAAACGGCAACTAACACCGTATACGTCCTACGGGGGAAAAATTTATTGCTATTAGATGAGCCTATATTAGATTAGCTAGTTGGTGGAGTAATAGCCTACCAAGGCAATGATCTATAGCTGATCTGAGAGGATGATCAGCCACACTGGAACTGAGATACGGTCCAGACTCCTACGGGAGGCAGCAGTGGGGAATATTGGACAATGGGCGAAAGCCTGATCCAGCCATGCCGCATGAGTGAAGAAGGCCTTTGGGTTGTAAAGCTCTTTTAGTGAGGAAGATAATGACGGTACTCACAGAAGAAGTCCTGGCTAACTCCGTGCCAGCAGCCGCGGTAATACGGAGAGGGCTAGCGTTATTCGGAATTATTGGGCGTAAAGGGCGCGTAGGCTGGTTAATAAGTTAAAAGTGAAATCCCGAGGCTTAACCTTGGAATTGCTTTTAAAACTATTAACCTAGAGATTGAAAGAGGATAGAGGAATTCCTGATGTAGAGGTAAAATTCGTAAATATTAGGAGGAACACCAGTGGCGAAGGCGTCTATCTGGTTCAAATCTGACGCTGAAGCGCGAAGGCGTGGGGAGCAAACAGGATTAGATACCCTGGTAGTCCACGCTGTAAACGATGAATGTTAAATATGGGAAGTTTACTTTCTGTATTACAGCTAACGCGTTAAACATTCCGCCTGGGGACTACGGTCGCAAGATTAAAACTCAAAGGAATTGACGGGGACCCGCACAAGCGGTGGAGCATGTGGTTTAATTCGATGCAACGCGAAAAACCTTACCACTTCTTGACATGGAAATCATACCTATTCGAAGGGATAGGGTCGGTTCGGCCGGATTTTACACAAGTGTTGCATGGCTGTCGTCAGCTCGTGTCGTGAGATGTTGGGTTAAGTCCCGCAACGAGCGCAACCCTCATCCTTAGTTGCCATCAGGTAATGCTGAGTACTTTAAGGAAACTGCCAGTGATAAGCTGGAGGAAGGTGGGGATGATGTCAAGTCATCATGGCCTTTATGGAGTGGGCTACACACGTGCTACAATGGTGTCTACAATGGGTTGCAAGGTGCGCAAGCCTAAGCTAATCCCTAAAAGACATCTCAGTTCGGATTGTACTCTGCAACTCGAGTACATGAAGTTGGAATCGCTAGTAATCGTGGATCAGCATGCCACGGTGAATACGTTCTCGGGTCTTGTACACACTGCCCGTCACGCCATGGGAATTGGTTTCACTCGAAGCTAATGGCCTAACCGCAAGGAAGGAGTTATTTAAAGTGGGATCAGTGACTGGGGTGAAGTCGTAACAAGGTAGCAGTAGGGGAATCTGCAGCTGGATTACCTCCTTAGGCTTTGTACGTAATTCACCATTTCAAATAATAGTGTCATTATGTACTATACTGCTGTCTTTACTTCTACTTTATTTTTTAATTTCTCGATAACGAAATTTTATGAGTAATAGGCCTCTTTCCCCACATTTACAAATATATAAAGTACAAGTTACTAGTTTTTTTTCTATTATGCATAGATTGACTGGTATCTTGCTATTTCTTTTATTAATCATACTTTCTTGGTATTTTATATTATATGTTTACTCCCCTAAGTTAATTATAGTAAGGTGCTTAAATGCATTATTGTTCACTCCTGTTGCTAAATTAGCTTATATCTTGTGCTTTGTAAGCTTTATGTATCATTTTCTTAATGGTATTCGTCATTTATTGTGGGATGCTGGGCTTAATTTAGAAATTGCTAGTGTTTTAAAAAGTGCTATGTTACTAACAATAATGCTATTTCTTTCTACTATGGCTTTTTTATTTATATTTATATGAGTCAATCTGTAAATTCAGTACATCATTGGTGGATCCAGCGTGTTTCTGCGGTGATTTTGTTATTTTTATTTCCTTGGTTTATTTACTCATTTTCTTGCACATTTTATGTTGATGGCCCTCTATCTTTTAATGAAAAATTATTTCAGGCTATTAATCATCCACTAGAGCTTTTGTTTTTTGTTATACTGGTGTTTTGCATTTTTTGGCATGCAGTTCTTGGAATGCAGGTAGTGTGTGAAGATTATATAGACAGCGTACCTCTAAGGATTTTTACAATTACATGCATAAAATACTTATCAAGCATTACTTATATAGTCCTTGCTTTTACGACTTTTTTCTTTTATAGGCATATTTTCTTGTAAAATTGTTAGTTTTGTGTTAATATATTATTAGTTTACTAATTTTATTATTGAACTATAGCGATTTTGGTTTGACAACATGTTCGGAGTGTTAAAAAAAGCAGTAACAGATTTTACACTTAAAGCAAAAGGTTTATTTGCTTCATCTGAATCTCAAGTTTATGTCAAGGATCTTAGAAAGGTAATGACCTATACAGATGGAAGAAAATGCAAATATCCAAAGAATTACGATCAGATTGTAGAATCTGGGAAAGTTATAGAAAGTAAGAATAGTGATGGTGAGACTATATATAAACTTTCATATGGCGAGAGAGATCGAAAGCGGTCAAGTTTTGAATTAACTTTTGTCAAGGAAACGGACGATAGGTCTTATTTTACTATTGACTTTTTAGTTAATCGGGAAAAAAACAAGGATGTTAAGCATTATGATGGCTACTATAAACCATTTGAGTTTTCAAAAATCGATCTTGAAA includes the following:
- a CDS encoding GDSL family lipase, whose product is MKKGADLEIKAFDLNSKMKSMLVKYKSKGLNDRDAYLSNIVDQFGVG
- a CDS encoding GDSL family lipase, whose translation is MKILLLIFKGRLDTYYNSGCSTEILKDYFFFDYFYPTAEPYCEVGNEMYELIKN
- the sdhC gene encoding succinate dehydrogenase, cytochrome b556 subunit; translation: MSNRPLSPHLQIYKVQVTSFFSIMHRLTGILLFLLLIILSWYFILYVYSPKLIIVRCLNALLFTPVAKLAYILCFVSFMYHFLNGIRHLLWDAGLNLEIASVLKSAMLLTIMLFLSTMAFLFIFI
- the sdhD gene encoding succinate dehydrogenase, hydrophobic membrane anchor protein, with the protein product MSQSVNSVHHWWIQRVSAVILLFLFPWFIYSFSCTFYVDGPLSFNEKLFQAINHPLELLFFVILVFCIFWHAVLGMQVVCEDYIDSVPLRIFTITCIKYLSSITYIVLAFTTFFFYRHIFL